Proteins encoded by one window of Porphyrobacter sp. YT40:
- a CDS encoding VirB4 family type IV secretion/conjugal transfer ATPase produces the protein MQFLPPLTRDPKVAAREAPAGAHLPYARHIDDVTIQTRDGLLMQTIRLGGLLFETADSTELNYRATLRDAMLRTLGSSRFAIYHHVVRRRAEATLRPVTADDFSARLDARWQERLGGKQLYVNELFLTIIRRPLQGRIGIADRMRGLLTGKSKRNAGQIAAEKHALDRAREALMASLGAYEPQVLSIYDTPDGKRSELLEFLSCLFNADLRPVALPYGDLGHFIPARRVSFGQDCVELGPAGPLARRFVAMVSIKDYPGATFPGMFDELYRLPFELHVTQSFAMVERAAALGQMNLALRRMRSAEDEALSLRDELTWAKDEVAAGRAGFGEHHTSIAVHADDLASLENNVAEVIALLADLGINAVREDIALEPAFWAQFPGNFRYIGRRGLVSTTNYAGLASLHNFPVGQAQGNHWGEAVTLFETTAAGPYFFNFHRADLGNFTVIGPSGSGKTVVLNFLLAQARRFNPRIIFFDKDRGAELFIRAIGGQYDRLRPDAPSGLNPLQLEDTPANRQFLIEWLTLLAGGATSAELDQIRDAIDTSYAQPAPRRRLRYLVELFRGGARPEPDDLHARLRPWWGEGERAWLFDNERDLTDLAADTVGFDMTAILDDPTCRTPAMFYFFHRVEQRLDGTPAIIVIDEGWKALDDEIFVRRIKDWEKTIRKRNGVVGFATQSASDALESRIASAIIEQAATQIFMINPKARAEDYINGFGLSRHEFDLVRTLPDSSHCFLIRHGRESVVARLDLSGESDILTILSGREATVRMFDELVTHTGPDPANWLHLLLEKAA, from the coding sequence ATGCAATTCCTACCGCCCCTGACGCGTGATCCCAAGGTAGCCGCGCGCGAGGCGCCGGCCGGCGCGCACCTGCCCTATGCGCGGCACATCGACGATGTGACCATCCAGACCCGCGACGGGCTGCTGATGCAGACGATTCGCCTCGGCGGGCTGCTGTTCGAGACCGCCGACAGCACCGAACTCAACTACCGCGCTACCTTACGCGATGCGATGCTGCGCACGCTTGGCTCCTCGCGTTTCGCGATCTACCACCACGTTGTGCGGCGCCGCGCCGAGGCGACGCTGCGCCCGGTGACCGCCGACGATTTCTCGGCCCGGCTCGATGCGCGTTGGCAGGAGCGGCTCGGCGGCAAGCAGCTTTATGTCAATGAGCTGTTCCTCACCATCATCCGCCGCCCATTGCAGGGCCGGATCGGGATTGCGGATCGGATGCGCGGGCTTCTGACGGGCAAGTCGAAGCGCAATGCCGGGCAGATTGCTGCGGAAAAGCACGCGCTTGACCGTGCGCGCGAGGCGCTGATGGCCTCGTTAGGCGCCTATGAGCCGCAGGTCCTCAGTATCTACGATACGCCCGATGGCAAGCGCTCCGAACTTCTCGAGTTCCTGTCCTGCCTGTTCAATGCCGACCTGCGCCCGGTGGCGCTGCCCTATGGCGACCTGGGGCATTTCATACCGGCGCGGCGGGTGAGCTTCGGGCAGGATTGTGTCGAGCTGGGACCGGCAGGCCCGCTTGCGCGCCGGTTCGTGGCGATGGTCTCGATCAAGGATTATCCGGGCGCGACCTTTCCCGGCATGTTCGACGAGCTGTACCGCCTGCCATTCGAGCTACACGTCACCCAGAGCTTTGCCATGGTGGAACGCGCCGCCGCGCTCGGTCAGATGAACCTCGCGCTGCGCCGGATGCGCTCGGCAGAGGACGAGGCGCTGTCGCTGCGTGACGAGCTCACCTGGGCCAAGGACGAGGTTGCGGCAGGGCGCGCAGGGTTCGGGGAGCATCACACCTCGATCGCGGTGCATGCTGACGACCTTGCAAGCCTCGAAAACAATGTCGCCGAAGTGATCGCGCTCCTCGCCGATCTCGGGATCAATGCGGTGCGCGAGGATATCGCACTGGAGCCTGCCTTCTGGGCGCAGTTCCCCGGCAACTTCCGCTATATCGGCAGACGCGGGTTGGTCTCGACCACGAACTATGCCGGGCTCGCCAGCCTCCACAACTTCCCTGTGGGGCAGGCCCAAGGCAACCACTGGGGCGAGGCGGTGACCCTGTTCGAGACCACGGCGGCGGGCCCCTACTTCTTCAACTTCCACCGGGCCGATCTCGGCAACTTCACCGTCATTGGCCCCTCGGGCTCGGGCAAGACGGTGGTGCTCAATTTCCTGCTGGCGCAGGCACGGCGGTTCAACCCGCGCATCATTTTCTTCGACAAGGATCGCGGGGCGGAGCTCTTCATCCGTGCCATCGGCGGACAGTACGACCGGCTGCGGCCCGATGCGCCCTCGGGCCTCAACCCGCTCCAGCTCGAGGACACGCCCGCGAACCGCCAGTTCCTGATCGAGTGGCTGACGCTCCTTGCGGGCGGCGCGACCAGCGCCGAGCTCGACCAGATCCGCGATGCGATCGACACCAGCTATGCCCAGCCCGCTCCGCGCCGGCGGCTGCGCTATCTGGTCGAGCTGTTCCGGGGCGGCGCGCGGCCAGAGCCCGATGATCTCCACGCCCGTCTGCGCCCCTGGTGGGGAGAAGGCGAGCGGGCATGGCTGTTCGACAACGAGCGCGACCTCACCGATCTTGCCGCAGACACGGTCGGGTTCGACATGACCGCGATCCTCGATGATCCGACCTGCCGCACCCCGGCGATGTTCTACTTCTTCCACCGGGTCGAGCAGCGGCTCGACGGGACGCCGGCGATCATCGTGATCGACGAGGGCTGGAAGGCACTCGATGACGAGATCTTCGTGCGCCGGATCAAGGACTGGGAAAAGACCATCCGCAAGAGGAACGGCGTGGTTGGCTTTGCGACCCAGAGTGCATCCGACGCACTCGAGAGCAGGATCGCGAGCGCGATCATTGAGCAAGCCGCGACCCAGATCTTCATGATCAACCCCAAGGCCCGGGCCGAGGACTATATCAACGGGTTCGGCCTCAGCCGCCACGAATTCGATCTGGTGCGCACGCTCCCTGACAGCTCGCACTGTTTTCTGATCCGCCACGGCCGTGAGAGCGTGGTCGCGCGGCTCGATCTGTCGGGCGAGAGCGATATTCTCACGATCCTGTCGGGCCGCGAGGCGACCGTGCGGATGTTCGACGAGCTGGTGACCCACACTGGGCCTGATCCTGCCAACTGGCTCCACCTCCTGCTCGAGAAGGCCGCCTGA
- a CDS encoding type IV secretion system protein VirB3 — protein sequence MSEELRRDTLFVALTRPQMFAGVTYTFFVINAIVSVELFLIFRAWWVLLAALVIHGIGMLACLEEPRIFDLWITRVRNCPRVRNHAIWRCNSYRP from the coding sequence ATGTCCGAGGAGCTTCGCCGGGATACGCTGTTCGTAGCGCTCACGCGTCCGCAGATGTTCGCCGGCGTCACCTACACCTTCTTCGTGATCAATGCGATTGTCAGCGTCGAGCTGTTCTTGATCTTCCGCGCCTGGTGGGTGTTGCTGGCGGCGCTGGTGATCCACGGTATTGGCATGCTGGCCTGCCTTGAGGAACCGCGCATCTTCGACCTCTGGATCACGCGGGTGCGCAACTGCCCGCGCGTGCGCAATCATGCGATCTGGCGATGCAATTCCTACCGCCCCTGA